The Fibrobacter sp. genome contains a region encoding:
- the aspS gene encoding aspartate--tRNA ligase produces the protein MEKTDLKDETEGTHPYRTHNCGELRRKDIGTFVRLSGWIHNRRDHGGVLFIDLRDHYGITQVVIYPDREFQKKISHLAKETVIRFDGVLAERSAENINSKLPTGEVEVVARDYEILGSCDIVPVNVFPEDPVPEDLRLQYRFLDLRRNRLHQNIVLRSKVIAHIRKRMWELGFDEFQTPILTSSSPEGARDFLVPSRLHPGKFYALPQAPQQFKQLLMVAGFDRYFQIAPCFRDEDARADRSPGEFYQLDIEMAFVDQEEVFAVVEDVLYSVFSTFSDWKMDKPQFRRIPYREAMLKYGTDKPDLRNPLEIQDVSGIFSGSGFKVFSSIVANGGVVRAITVKNGASQSRAFFDRMVEFAQSVGSQGLAYLVWSDAGVKGPIAKFLDQGKFDELAAQLGAQAGDVAFFICNDIKRAEKIAGEIRTKLGEELDLIEKKTFRFCWITDFPMYEYNEEHKKIEFSHNPFSMPQGGLEALETKDPLDILAFQYDIVCNGIELSSGAIRNHRPEVMYKAFEIAGYSREDVDKKFSGMINAFRYGAPPHGGIAPGIDRIIMLLTDEPNIREVIAFPMNQKAQDLMMNAPSEVNPEQLRDLSIRTIKLTQGS, from the coding sequence ATGGAGAAGACGGATCTGAAAGACGAAACCGAAGGAACTCATCCTTACAGGACACACAATTGCGGTGAACTGCGCCGTAAAGATATTGGAACATTTGTACGGTTGAGCGGCTGGATCCATAATCGTCGTGACCATGGGGGAGTGCTTTTTATCGACCTGCGTGATCATTATGGAATCACCCAGGTTGTGATCTATCCCGACAGGGAATTTCAGAAAAAAATCAGCCATCTTGCAAAAGAAACTGTGATCCGGTTTGACGGGGTGCTTGCTGAGAGATCAGCAGAGAATATCAATTCTAAACTTCCTACAGGTGAAGTGGAGGTTGTCGCCCGGGATTACGAGATACTGGGTTCATGCGATATTGTTCCTGTAAATGTGTTTCCTGAGGACCCGGTTCCCGAGGATCTGCGCCTTCAGTACCGGTTTCTTGACCTGCGCAGAAACAGGCTGCACCAGAATATTGTTCTCCGTTCAAAGGTGATTGCCCATATCCGCAAAAGAATGTGGGAACTTGGGTTTGATGAGTTCCAGACTCCGATTCTTACGAGTTCATCTCCTGAGGGAGCGCGTGATTTCCTTGTCCCATCAAGATTGCATCCCGGAAAGTTTTATGCCCTGCCTCAGGCTCCTCAGCAGTTCAAACAGCTTCTGATGGTTGCCGGTTTTGACCGTTATTTTCAGATTGCTCCATGTTTTCGCGATGAGGATGCCAGGGCTGACCGTTCTCCGGGAGAATTTTATCAGCTTGACATAGAGATGGCTTTTGTCGACCAGGAGGAAGTCTTTGCTGTTGTAGAGGATGTTCTTTACAGTGTTTTCAGCACGTTCTCTGACTGGAAAATGGATAAACCGCAATTCAGAAGAATCCCTTACAGGGAAGCCATGCTTAAGTACGGTACAGACAAACCAGATCTTCGTAACCCGCTTGAGATTCAGGATGTTTCCGGGATTTTTTCCGGTTCAGGATTCAAGGTTTTCAGTTCAATTGTGGCCAATGGCGGGGTGGTCAGGGCGATTACGGTTAAAAATGGTGCTTCACAGTCCAGAGCCTTTTTCGATCGCATGGTTGAGTTTGCCCAGTCAGTGGGATCGCAGGGGCTGGCTTATCTTGTCTGGAGTGATGCGGGTGTTAAAGGACCCATTGCCAAATTTCTGGACCAGGGTAAATTTGATGAGCTTGCGGCTCAGCTCGGTGCACAGGCGGGAGATGTGGCTTTCTTTATCTGCAACGATATAAAACGGGCTGAGAAGATAGCCGGAGAGATAAGAACAAAGCTGGGTGAAGAACTTGACTTGATCGAAAAAAAGACATTCCGGTTCTGCTGGATAACCGATTTTCCCATGTATGAGTACAACGAAGAACACAAGAAAATTGAGTTTTCCCATAATCCTTTCTCGATGCCTCAGGGTGGGTTGGAGGCTCTGGAGACAAAGGATCCCCTTGACATACTGGCATTTCAGTACGATATCGTCTGCAATGGTATTGAATTGTCAAGCGGAGCTATCAGAAATCACCGCCCAGAGGTGATGTACAAGGCATTTGAAATAGCTGGTTACAGCAGAGAAGATGTGGATAAGAAGTTCTCCGGGATGATAAATGCGTTCCGCTACGGGGCTCCTCCTCATGGCGGTATCGCTCCTGGAATCGATCGCATAATAATGCTTCTTACCGATGAACCCAATATCAGGGAGGTAATAGCATTTCCCATGAATCAGAAGGCTCAGGATCTGATGATGAACGCGCCATCTGAGGTCAACCCGGAGCAATTAAGAGATCTGAGTATAAGAACCATCAAGCTGACTCAGGGAAGCTGA
- a CDS encoding SIS domain-containing protein, producing MSRYPQLERCWGSLVTAFNAICECYRNGGKLLTCGNGGSASDAEHIAGELMKKFRIRRDVGEDVKKKLFDLGYSDAEYISSHLERTLPAISLVSQTALITAVVNDTAGDMIYAQQVFGYGEAGDILWVLSCSGNSPNILNAVKVARMLDMVVIGFTGESGGALAPLCQIPVCFPSSVTACIQEMHLPAYHLLCAMVEEEFFGV from the coding sequence CTGAGCCGTTATCCGCAGTTGGAGAGGTGCTGGGGGAGCCTGGTCACTGCCTTCAATGCTATTTGTGAATGCTACCGTAATGGCGGAAAGCTACTGACCTGTGGCAATGGAGGCAGCGCATCTGATGCAGAACATATTGCAGGTGAACTGATGAAAAAATTCCGCATCAGGCGTGATGTCGGCGAAGATGTGAAAAAAAAGCTTTTTGATCTTGGGTATTCAGATGCGGAATACATCTCTTCTCATCTGGAAAGGACCCTTCCTGCGATTTCGCTTGTGAGCCAGACCGCTCTTATCACAGCGGTTGTAAATGATACTGCCGGGGATATGATCTATGCCCAGCAGGTTTTTGGTTATGGCGAAGCAGGTGATATTCTCTGGGTGCTGAGCTGTTCAGGGAATTCTCCGAACATCCTGAATGCGGTCAAAGTGGCCAGAATGCTTGATATGGTGGTTATAGGATTTACTGGAGAGAGCGGCGGGGCTCTTGCTCCGCTCTGCCAGATTCCGGTCTGTTTTCCATCAAGTGTGACTGCCTGCATCCAGGAGATGCATCTTCCGGCTTATCATCTTCTTTGTGCCATGGTGGAAGAGGAGTTCTTCGGAGTCTGA
- the ilvD gene encoding dihydroxy-acid dehydratase: MAITLRSATTTQGRRMAGARSLWRANGMKEEQIGKPVIAIVNSFTQFVPGHVHLHEIGQYVKSVIESKGCFAAEFNTIAIDDGIAMGHDGMLYSLPSRELIADSVEYMCNAHKADAMICISNCDKITPGMLIAAMRLNIPAVFVSGGPMEAGVLKGKKYDLIDAMVMAADDSVSDKEIEELEKTACPTCGSCSGMFTANSMNCLTEALGYALPGNGTILSTHKNRIKLFERAANKIVEITKAYYENGDTSVLPLSIATKQNFLNAMSFDIAMGGSTNTVLHLLAVAQSAGVDFSISDIDALSRRIPVLCKVAPSSHYHIEDVNRAGGVMSIMGELAAAGLIDVSTKRVDGVLKDVLESYNLMSDKCTDEAESIYRSAPGGIGRNLKLGSQDSNYEELDKDRTNGCIRDCAHPYNRDGGLAVLFGNIASNGCVVKTAGVDESIFKFSGKARVYDSQEEACEGILNEVESGDVIVIRYEGPKGGPGMQEMLYPTSYIKSRHLGKECALITDGRFSGGTSGLSIGHISPEAASGGEIALIRNGDIIDIDIPARTINVRISKEELENRRKAEEAKGENAFKPQNRNRPISQALKAYALFAASADKGAVRILPGEAK; encoded by the coding sequence ATGGCTATTACTTTACGGAGTGCGACAACGACACAGGGACGCAGGATGGCTGGAGCACGCAGCTTATGGCGCGCCAATGGGATGAAAGAGGAACAGATCGGGAAACCGGTTATCGCTATTGTTAACTCCTTTACCCAATTTGTACCTGGCCACGTCCATCTCCATGAAATCGGGCAGTATGTAAAGAGTGTGATTGAAAGCAAGGGGTGTTTCGCCGCAGAGTTCAATACTATCGCTATCGATGACGGCATAGCCATGGGGCATGATGGGATGCTATACTCTTTGCCGTCACGGGAGCTGATCGCTGACAGTGTGGAATACATGTGCAATGCGCACAAGGCCGATGCGATGATCTGCATTTCCAACTGTGACAAGATCACTCCTGGAATGCTTATTGCCGCAATGCGTCTTAATATCCCGGCTGTTTTTGTCTCCGGTGGGCCCATGGAGGCTGGTGTTCTCAAAGGAAAGAAATACGACCTTATAGATGCAATGGTGATGGCAGCAGATGATTCTGTTTCGGATAAGGAAATAGAGGAACTGGAAAAAACAGCTTGTCCCACCTGCGGGTCATGTTCGGGGATGTTTACAGCTAACTCGATGAACTGTCTGACCGAGGCTCTTGGTTATGCTCTTCCAGGAAACGGTACGATCCTCTCTACACATAAAAACAGGATCAAATTGTTTGAAAGAGCTGCAAATAAAATCGTAGAGATCACCAAGGCTTACTACGAAAATGGAGACACATCTGTTCTTCCGCTCTCCATTGCTACAAAACAGAATTTCCTGAATGCAATGTCATTCGATATCGCAATGGGTGGGTCCACCAACACAGTTTTGCATCTGCTTGCTGTCGCTCAGTCTGCCGGTGTGGACTTTTCAATATCAGATATAGACGCACTTTCCCGCAGGATTCCTGTCCTCTGTAAAGTTGCTCCGAGTTCACATTACCATATCGAAGATGTCAACCGCGCTGGTGGGGTTATGTCGATAATGGGTGAACTTGCTGCGGCGGGATTGATTGATGTCTCAACGAAACGTGTCGACGGGGTACTTAAGGATGTGCTTGAATCCTACAACCTGATGAGTGATAAATGTACTGATGAAGCTGAATCCATCTACAGAAGTGCTCCCGGAGGAATCGGAAGAAATCTGAAACTTGGATCACAGGATTCCAATTACGAGGAACTGGACAAGGATCGCACGAACGGATGTATCAGGGACTGTGCTCATCCTTACAACCGTGATGGCGGACTGGCTGTTCTTTTCGGCAATATTGCCTCTAACGGATGTGTTGTCAAGACTGCCGGAGTTGATGAATCCATCTTTAAATTCAGCGGAAAGGCCCGTGTTTACGATTCACAGGAAGAGGCTTGCGAGGGTATCCTTAACGAGGTAGAATCCGGTGATGTAATAGTGATCCGTTACGAGGGTCCAAAGGGCGGGCCAGGGATGCAGGAGATGCTCTATCCCACATCTTACATAAAATCAAGACATCTCGGGAAAGAATGTGCTCTCATTACCGATGGCCGTTTTTCCGGAGGGACATCGGGACTCTCGATTGGACATATCTCTCCTGAAGCAGCATCAGGAGGTGAGATTGCCCTGATCCGCAACGGGGATATCATCGACATCGATATTCCTGCCAGAACAATAAATGTCAGGATTTCCAAAGAAGAGCTTGAAAACAGGCGTAAAGCTGAGGAGGCAAAGGGAGAGAATGCTTTCAAGCCTCAGAACCGTAACCGTCCTATTTCTCAGGCTCTTAAAGCCTATGCACTCTTTGCAGCATCGGCAGACAAAGGTGCAGTGAGGATTCTTCCCGGAGAAGCAAAGTGA